A genomic segment from Bradysia coprophila strain Holo2 chromosome III, BU_Bcop_v1, whole genome shotgun sequence encodes:
- the LOC119079027 gene encoding uncharacterized protein LOC119079027, translating into MIKALILFACVIGICSAAAINNVQPESESNVVENAVEEVNGDQATDLETAELKHFGFGPKVVVINKGYGGYGGYRGGGYSRGCGCGSSHYHSHHRYYGKKK; encoded by the exons atgattaaG GCGTTGATACTTTTCGCGTGTGTGATTGGGATATGCTCTGCGGCAGCAATCAATAATGTTCAACCAGAATCTGAATCGAACGTCGTGGAAAATGCAGTAGAAGAAGTCAATGGCGATCAGGCAACCGATCTAGAAACAGCTGAACTGAAACATTTCGGCTTTGGTCCTAAAGTCGTCGTAATAAATAAAGGATATGGTGGATATGGTGGATATCGTGGAGGTGGTTATAGTAGAGGTTGTGGATGTGGAAGCAGTCATTACCATAGTCATCATCGATATTACggaaaaaagaagtaa
- the LOC119079014 gene encoding ATP-binding cassette sub-family G member 1-like isoform X1: protein MSIKVEGIDITFKQLTCKAKTGIFKRTEKNILDCISGTFRAGELSVILGPSGSGRTTLLNILSGLVQDHFQATLTIEASHYTSIRNQSSYIMQDQMLHPLLTVAEAMDFAIQLKSGTTNNNKVQRRHKCDAILKQLGLTDLGDTMTENLSGGERKRLSIAVELVNDPSILFLDEPTTGLDSYSSSKFVAYLSELARSGKSIICSIHSPSALMLQAFDHVYAIAEGKCIYQGSNDKLLAFLNELNLSCPESFNPADYLMEIATNQYGHLNYALTEKINNGLDDSYRKEMYLPNVNQCATQTKIWKYKSTFVEQLLLLIQRNLLLMKRNRKYLFLRFSVSITLAIVTGISFYNLGHLANHIFDNYKFIYSTTQFLTYSSFYSLMIRFPIDLSILRREHFNRWYSSSSYYLALTIADMPALLGVTIVFISISYYMTGQPIEHQRIILMFVVGILISFTAQAFGLLASSIFSDVTISLVIGAGLMAVHMIFCGILVLKKDVQPWLKWIFDITFLNHGNDGMVLALFGYNREKLDCDRIYCHYAEPKEFLKLIDAPSSISFHSFFIILLIVHSFTYINMMIKLKKIN, encoded by the exons CTGAGAAAAATATTCTCGATTGCATTTCTGGTACATTTCGAGCTGGCGAATTATCGGTTATCCTCGGTCCCAGTGGTTCCGGACGTACAACACTTTTGAACATACTAAGTGGACTAGTACAAGATCATTTTCAAGCAACCTTGACCATAGAAGCGTCGCATTACACTTCAATTAGAAATCAATCTTCTTACATCATGCAGGACCAAATGCTCCATCCACTGTTGACGGTAGCCGAAGCAATGGATTTtgcaattcaattaaaaagtgGAAcgacaaacaacaacaaagttCAACGAAGGCAtaaatgtgacgcaattttGAAACAATTAGGTTTGACTGACTTAGGTGACACAATGACCGAGAATTTAAGCGGTGGCGAAAGGAAACGATTATCAATTGCTGTGGAACTGGTCAACGATCCATCGATTTTATTTCTCGATGAACCGACGACCGGTTTAGATTCATATTCATCATCAAAATTTGTGGCTTATCTCAGTGAGCTTGCAAGATCTGGTAAATCTATTATTTGCTCGATTCACTCTCCGTCAGCGCTAATGTTACAAGCATTTGACCATGTGTATGCCATAGCTGaaggaaaatgtatttatcaAGGATCAAACGACAAATTGCTAGCGTTtctaaatgaattaaatttgtcTTGCCCTGAATCCTTCAATCCTGCTGACTATTTAATGGAAATAGCGACGAATCAATACGGCCATTTGAATTATGCATTAACCGAGAAGATTAATAATGGTCTGGACGATAGCTATAGAAAAGAAATGTATTTGCCAAATGTCAACCAATGTGCAACTCAGACAAAAATCTGGAAGTACAAATCGACGTTCGTTGAGCAGTTGCTTCTATTGATCCAAAGAAATCTACTATTAATGAAACGGAACAGGAAATATTTGTTTCTGCGATTCTCTGTTTCTATAACACTAGCCATCGTCACCggcatttcattttataatttagGCCACCTTGCAAACCACATATTTGACAACTACAAGTTTATCTACAGCACGACCCAATTTTTAACTTATTCATCATTTTACTCGTTGATGATCAGAT ttcCGATcgatctttcaattttgagaagaGAACATTTCAATCGTTGGTATTCGAGCTCAAGTTATTATTTAGCACTAACCATAGCCGATATGCCAGCATTACTTGGGGTCACAATTGTCTTCATTTCAATATCATATTATATGACAG GCCAGCCGATAGAACATCAACGCATAATACTGATGTTTGTGGTCGGCATTTTAATATCATTTACTGCGCAAGCATTTGGCTTGTTAGCTAGTTCAATATTTTCGGATGTTACG ATTTCGTTGGTAATCGGGGCGGGACTAATGGCTGTGCATATGATCTTTTGCggaattttggttttgaagaAGGACGTTCAACCATGGCTAAAATGGATATTTGACATTACTTTCTTAAACCATGGCAATGATGGAATGGTCCTTGCTTTATTCGGCTATAATCGAGAGAAATTGGACTGCGATAGAATTTATTGTCATTATGCTGAACCGAAAGAATTCCTGAAATTAATTGATGCTCCCAGTAGCATTTCGTTTCActcattttttataattcttcTCATTGTCCATAGTTTTACTTATATCAATATGATGATAAAacttaagaaaataaattaa
- the LOC119079014 gene encoding ATP-binding cassette sub-family G member 1-like isoform X2 has protein sequence MSIKVEGIDITFKQLTCKAKTGIFKRTEKNILDCISGTFRAGELSVILGPSGSGRTTLLNILSGLVQDHFQATLTIEASHYTSIRNQSSYIMQDQMLHPLLTVAEAMDFAIQLKSGTTNNNKVQRRHKCDAILKQLGLTDLGDTMTENLSGGERKRLSIAVELVNDPSILFLDEPTTGLDSYSSSKFVAYLSELARSGKSIICSIHSPSALMLQAFDHVYAIAEGKCIYQGSNDKLLAFLNELNLSCPESFNPADYLMEIATNQYGHLNYALTEKINNGLDDSYRKEMYLPNVNQCATQTKIWKYKSTFVEQLLLLIQRNLLLMKRNRKYLFLRFSVSITLAIVTGISFYNLGHLANHIFDNYKFIYSTTQFLTYSSFYSLMIRFPIDLSILRREHFNRWYSSSSYYLALTIADMPALLGVTIVFISISYYMTDFVGNRGGTNGCAYDLLRNFGFEEGRSTMAKMDI, from the exons CTGAGAAAAATATTCTCGATTGCATTTCTGGTACATTTCGAGCTGGCGAATTATCGGTTATCCTCGGTCCCAGTGGTTCCGGACGTACAACACTTTTGAACATACTAAGTGGACTAGTACAAGATCATTTTCAAGCAACCTTGACCATAGAAGCGTCGCATTACACTTCAATTAGAAATCAATCTTCTTACATCATGCAGGACCAAATGCTCCATCCACTGTTGACGGTAGCCGAAGCAATGGATTTtgcaattcaattaaaaagtgGAAcgacaaacaacaacaaagttCAACGAAGGCAtaaatgtgacgcaattttGAAACAATTAGGTTTGACTGACTTAGGTGACACAATGACCGAGAATTTAAGCGGTGGCGAAAGGAAACGATTATCAATTGCTGTGGAACTGGTCAACGATCCATCGATTTTATTTCTCGATGAACCGACGACCGGTTTAGATTCATATTCATCATCAAAATTTGTGGCTTATCTCAGTGAGCTTGCAAGATCTGGTAAATCTATTATTTGCTCGATTCACTCTCCGTCAGCGCTAATGTTACAAGCATTTGACCATGTGTATGCCATAGCTGaaggaaaatgtatttatcaAGGATCAAACGACAAATTGCTAGCGTTtctaaatgaattaaatttgtcTTGCCCTGAATCCTTCAATCCTGCTGACTATTTAATGGAAATAGCGACGAATCAATACGGCCATTTGAATTATGCATTAACCGAGAAGATTAATAATGGTCTGGACGATAGCTATAGAAAAGAAATGTATTTGCCAAATGTCAACCAATGTGCAACTCAGACAAAAATCTGGAAGTACAAATCGACGTTCGTTGAGCAGTTGCTTCTATTGATCCAAAGAAATCTACTATTAATGAAACGGAACAGGAAATATTTGTTTCTGCGATTCTCTGTTTCTATAACACTAGCCATCGTCACCggcatttcattttataatttagGCCACCTTGCAAACCACATATTTGACAACTACAAGTTTATCTACAGCACGACCCAATTTTTAACTTATTCATCATTTTACTCGTTGATGATCAGAT ttcCGATcgatctttcaattttgagaagaGAACATTTCAATCGTTGGTATTCGAGCTCAAGTTATTATTTAGCACTAACCATAGCCGATATGCCAGCATTACTTGGGGTCACAATTGTCTTCATTTCAATATCATATTATATGACAG ATTTCGTTGGTAATCGGGGCGGGACTAATGGCTGTGCATATGATCTTTTGCggaattttggttttgaagaAGGACGTTCAACCATGGCTAAAATGGATATTTGA
- the LOC119078986 gene encoding keratin-associated protein 19-2-like isoform X2: MIQKTVLLLCIFGICSAGITYNNVVKPEQKQNAIESPSDDLEGAETAQFGYGGFGGFPGGYGGYGGGYGDYGGGYGGYGGYGGYGGYGGYGGYGGYGGYGDYGGFGGGCCGGFGKK, translated from the exons atgattcag AAAACTGTGCTTCTACTGTGTATTTTCGGTATATGTTCAGCCGGAATAACATATAACAATGTGGTGAAACcggaacaaaaacaaaacgcTATTGAATCGCCTTCCGACGATCTTGAAGGCGCTGAAACAGCTCAATTCGGATATGGAGGATTCGGCGGTTTTCCAGGTGGCTATGGAGGATATGGTGGCGGATATGGTGATTATGGCGGTGGATACGGTGGTTATGGAGGTTATGGAGGCTACGGAGGATATGGTGGATATGGTGGATATGGAGGATACGGTGGATATGGAGATTATGGTGGTTTCGGTGGCGGATGTTGCGGTGGATTcggtaaaaaataa
- the LOC119078986 gene encoding glycine-rich cell wall structural protein-like isoform X1, with translation MFKVSLLLVCAVGLSSAATVYNVRPVNNEPSDLEGAESAQFGFGGGFGSPYGGYGGYDNFGGGYGGYGGYGGPGGFGGGYGGYGGYGGYDGGYGGGYGGYGGYGGYGGYGGYGGYGGYGDYGGFGGGCCGGFGKK, from the exons atgtttaag gTAAGCCTTCTGCTCGTATGTGCCGTCGGACTAAGCTCAGCTGCAACAGTTTACAACGTGCGACCAGTTAACAATGAACCTTCAGATTTAGAAGGCGCAGAGAGCGCACAATTCGGTTTCGGAGGAGGATTCGGATCTCCTTATGGTGGTTATGGAGGATATGACAACTTCGGAGGTGGCTATGGAGGTTATGGTGGATATGGAGGTCCCGGAGGTTTCGGTGGAGGTTATGGCGGCTATGGAGGTTATGGAGGTTACGATGGAGGCTATGGAGG TGGTTATGGAGGTTATGGAGGCTACGGAGGATATGGTGGATATGGTGGATATGGAGGATACGGTGGATATGGAGATTATGGTGGTTTCGGTGGCGGATGTTGCGGTGGATTcggtaaaaaataa
- the LOC119079009 gene encoding uncharacterized protein LOC119079009, translating to MAKICVIFVCLIGVTFAAVIQDSKPIESNAAAVAAQISPEDKNSGDDDLETAEFKHIFRRKLGYAVPVAVPVAPVYVQPVAVQPIPVHVPVQPVHHVHTPDCGCNGGGYNQGGHSYGYNYNYHYNY from the exons ATGGCTAAG ATATGTGTGATATTCGTGTGTTTGATCGGTGTCACCTTTGCGGCAGTGATCCAAGACTCTAAGCCAATTGAATCGAATGCAGCAGCTGTAGCTGCACAAATTTCTCCAGAGGACAAGAATTCTGGGGACGATGATCTTGAAACTGCTGAATTCAAGCATATCTTTCGACGAAAATTGGGTTATGCTGTGCCGGTTGCTGTTCCTGTAGCTCCAGTATACGTACAACCAGTAGCTGTGCAACCAATTCCAGTTCATGTTCCAGTGCAGCCTGTTCATCATGTTCATACTCCGGATTGTGGTTGCAACGGCGGGGGATATAATCAAGGAGGACATAGTTACGGATATAACTATAATTATCATTACAATTATTGA